The sequence AGTCAGCGTGGGCACAGGCGAGCTTATCGATATCGTCTGCGGTGCACCAAACTGCCGTCAGGGTCTTAAAGTGGCCGTGGCTATGGTTGGTGCCGTATTACCTGGCGATTTCAAAATCAAGAAAGCCAAGCTGCGTGGCATGCCATCAGAAGGCATGTTGTGTTCATACAGCGAGCTTGGCATTAACGTCGAAAGCGATGGCATTATCGAACTGCCATTGGACGCGCCATTAGGCACGGATCTGCGTGAGTATCTCAAACTTGATGACGCCGTGATAGAAGTGGATTTAACCGCTAACCGTGCCGATTGTTTAGGCATGGTAGGTCTTGCCCGTGAAGTGGGCGTGTTAAACCGCCAAGCAGTGGTTGAGCCACAGTGGCAAGCCGTTACGCCAACGATAGATGCTAAAGTAACCATTAACGTTAAGGCGCCAGCGGCATGCCCCCGCTACTTAGGTCGCGTGGTGAAAAACGTCAATGTGAAAGCACCAACGCCTTTATGGATGCAGGAAAAACTGCGCCGTAGCGGTATTCGCTCTATCGATCCTATCGTTGATATCACTAACTTTGTGTTAGTTGAATTTGGTCAGCCGATGCACGCTTTCGATCTGGCCAAATTAACGGGCGATATCCAAGTGCGTTTAGGCAACGGCGAAGAGAAAATCACTCTGCTTGATGGCAGCGAAGTGACGATTCCAAGCGATACCTTAGTGATCGCCGACGATGCGCGTCCATTAGCCCTTGCAGGCGTGTTTGGCGGCGAATACTCAGGGGTAAGCGACACGACCCAAGATATTCTACTTGAATGTGCCTTCTTCGCGCCTTTAGCGATTATGGGTAAATCACGTCGCTTAGGTTTGCACACAGATTCATCACACCGCTTTGAACGTGGTGTTGACCCTGAGATGCAACACAAGGTTATCGACCGTGCGACCCGTTTAGTACTTGATATCTGTGGCGGCGAAGCGGGCCCAGTGGTGGAAGCGAAATCGGATGCTGATTTACCCAAACCTGCACAAATCCTGTTACGTCGTAGTAAGTTAGATAGAATTTTGGGGCACCATGTGCCAGACACTGATGTGGTTGAGATTCTGCAACGTCTAGGCTTTAGTGTGGTTGCAAGCCAAGATAGCTGGCAGGTGACCACGGCCACGTATCGCTTCGATATGGCGATTGAGGAAGACTTAATCGAAGAAGTGGCGCGTATCTACGGTTATGACAATATTCCTAATACGGCGCCTGTTGCCGCGCTGCGTATGTCAGATCATAAAGAATCTGACTTAAGCCTAAAACGCGTTCGTGCCTTACTGGTCGCTCGCGGCTTCCAAGAAGCGGTTACCTACAGCTTTGTTGATCCGAAATTGCAAAATCTGGTGCATCCCGGTGAGCAGGCTATGGTGTTACCAAACCCCATTTCCAGTGAAATGTCGGCCATGCGCCTGTCAATGTTCACTGGTTTATTGGCCGCCGTTGGCTACAACCAAAGTCGTCAGCAGAGTCGAGTGAGACTTTTTGAAACTGGCCTGCGCTTTGTTCCTGATATCAATGCAGAATCCGGTGTAAGACAGCAAGCTATGCTCGCTTGTGTCATTACAGGGCTTCAAAATGATGAACATTGGGCTATGGAATCGAAAACCGTTGATTTTTTCGACCTTAAAGGTGATTTAGAAGCAATTATCGGCTTGACAGTTTCCGCGTCAGAATTTAGCTTTAGAGTAGCAACGCATTCTGCCCTCCATCCGGGGCAATGTGCTGAAATATTGAGAAATGATCGAGTGATCGGTCATATAGGTGCAATCCATCCTAGTTTGGAGAAGCCTTTTGGACTCAATGGTAAAACCATCGTTTTTGAGTTGGAATTGGATGCTTTATTGCATACCAGTTTACCGCTAGCCCAAGCTGTATCTAAGTTTCCAGCTAATCGTCGTGATATCGCAGTTGTAGTAGATGAGAGTGTATCTGCAGGCGATGTAATGAAAGTGATAAGAAAAGTTGGCGAAAATCAGTTGGTTGGCATAAACTTGTTCGATGTATACTTAGGTAAAGGTGTTGAACCCGGCAAGAAGAGCCTGGCGATAGCACTTACATTACAAGACACTACTCGTACACTTGAGGAAAAAGAGATCGCTGAGACAGTTGAATCAGTTGTTTCTGCCCTTAAGACCGAGTTCAACGCATCGTTGAGGGATTAAAGTATGGCACTTACCAAAGCCGAAATGGCAGAACATCTTTTTGAAACACTGGGAATGAACAAGCGTGTCGCCAAAGAGATGGTTGAGTCGTTCTTTGAAGAAATTCGGGGCGCACTTGAAAGTGGTGAGCAGGTCAAGTTATCTGGCTTTGGCAACTTTGACCTTAGGGACAAGAATCAAAGACCGGGAAGGAACCCAAAAACAGGCGAAGATATTCCTATTTCTGCTCGCCGTGTCGTGACTTTCCGTCCCGGCCAGAAGCTGAAAACTCGTGTAGAAGCTGCAAATACGGGTAAATAATTTCGTTTGTTTGATGGGAAAGCCACTCCATAGCGAGTGGCTTTCCTGTTTATTTTTTTCGCCACATTATCCTATCCACTGTCTGAGGTGATTTCTTTGTCAAGACAGCCTAAATATTTTGACCGTCGCTTTACACTCGCCTTGCTACACCCTAAATATTGGGGCTCGTGGTTAGCGATTGGTTTACTGGTTATTTTTGGACTTATGCCCGCATGGCTGCGTGATCCCATTGCAAGATTATTAGCAAAATGGGTTATTCCTATTGCCAAAAAGCCGATTAGAGTGGCAAGAGCGAATTTGAAAGCCTGTTTTCCTGAAAAATCTGCCGCTGAAATTGAAGCATTGATCAAAGATAACGTAGAACACTTCGTCTTGGTGCTTTTATCCCAAGGTGAGTTATTAGTTCGCTCGAAAGCACATTTACGCCGCCGTGTGAGCCTGTTTGGATTTGAGCATGTGAAAAAAGCGCAGGCAGCGGGACAACCGATTATTTTTATCATGCCCCATGTCTGGCCGATAGATTATGCCGGATTACGCATCAATTGTGAGATGCCTCTGGTGACTATGGCAAAAGCCCATAAAAACGGTTTGTTTAATTGGTTTAGTAATCGGGTGCGCAGTAGCTGTGGCGGCCATGTGTATATGCGTGAGGCGGGTATTCGGGCCTTATTGGCCGAGCTTAAGCAGAATAACAGCTTTTTTTATTTGCCTGATGAGGATTTAGGTCCAGAACAAAGTGTGTTTACGCCTTTTCTTGGGACGGTTAAAGCGACGCTTCCTGTGGTTGGACGTTTAGCGCAGGCGGGTAATGCTCAAGTATTACCTGTAAAGATTGGCTATAACCAAGCTCAATATCGGTTTGAACTGACTGTGATGCCTGCTATTGCTCCGGAAGATATGCAGGGGAAAGAGAATGAAGCCTTGGCACTCAATAAGGTTGTAGAGCAGGTGATCTTGGCTTACCCAGAGCAATATATGTGGTTTCTGCGCTTATTAAAAACGCGTCCAGAGGGAGAGGCTTCTATTTATGGTAACTAAAAACGTTTGATGATGTATCTAAAAAGGCTTTGAGGCGGTTAGCTCAAAGCCTTTTGTACTTTGGGGAAGGAACTAGAAATATCAGCACCGAACATCGACATGTTTTCAATCTCGATACAATCAATGATACAGATACCTATTCCTGCTCCATTTCAAGTTGCATCAGTAACATATCTTCGCCGTCGAGAACGCGGGTTCGATAGCTTTGACAAGCAGGGCAGACGATGGAGCGTTCATTCAGTTCAGACGATGTTTGGCAATCGAGGCATTCAATCACCAAGGGCTGTAATTGCATATTGAGCTGAGCTTCTTTGCATATACCATCGAGTTTAAAGGTATCGAAGGCCGTTTGCAGTAATGCGGGCTCAACCCCACTCATCACCCCAAGTTTAATCTCTACCCGAGTGATCTTATTTGCCTGATTGGCGAGCGCGTGTTGTTCACATTGCTCAATCAGGGCACTCACAATCGAATATTCGTGCATCAGCAAATCCTTGGCAGCAGTTCACCTTGGGGAAGATCGAGATAGCGCTTGGTATTCCACGGGGTTTTTAAAATCACTTTCCCTGCGGTTTCATCTGTTACCGTGCCGATAATGGCAGCCTGTTCACAGTGACCAAAACGCTGCATAATCTCGAGCGCACCTAAGGCAATCTCCTGAGGTACAGCAAGGACAAAGGTGCCTTCATTGGCGAGATCCATGGCTTCAAAGCCGTAGAGTTCGCATAGGCCTTTGACTTCATCACAAACGGGAATACTCGCCTCATTCACTGTGATCCCCACATTGGAGGCAACCGCCCACTCATTTAATACCGCTGATAAACCACCGCGGGTGGCATCACGCATCGCATGAATGGGAATATTGGCGGCAATCAACTGCTCCACGACGGGCCAGAGCGTCGCGCAATCGCTTTGCAGCGCTGATTCGAGCACTAAACCTTCACGAGCCATTAAAATGGCCGCACCGTGACAGCCAATATCACGGGAGACAATAATCGTATCGCCCGCAGTGAGATTTGCAGCCGAGATATTGGGACGCAGGATGCGGCCAATACCTGATGTGTTAATAAATAAACCATCGGCGCAGCCCTTGGGGACAACCTTAGTATCGCCGCAAACAATCCGTGCACCACTTTGTTTTAATTCTTTGGCCATACTGCGGACGATTGTGGTTAAGTCATTGATAGAAAAACCTTCTTCTATAATCACACTGCAACTCAAATACTGAGGTTCAGCGCCCATCATGGCGAGATCGTTAACAGTGCCCGCGATAGCAAGCTTGCCGATATCACCGCCGGCAAAAAATAGGGGCGATACAGTGAAAGAGTCCGTGGTAAAAGCATTGGCGCCATGTAAGTCAAGTTTTGCAGCATCTTCTTCGCTGCGAAGGATGGGATTATCAAACTCAGCAAAAAATAGATCGCGAATGAGTTTGTTCATCTCTTTGCCGCCACCGCCGTGACTGAGTTGAATGGATTTATCTTTTGGTGTATCACCCATGATGTGGCTCCTTAATATCGACGCCTTGATAGCGGTAATAGGCATTGCAGGCGCCTTCAGAGCTGACCATACAACTGCCTAATGGCGTTTCAGGGTTGCAACCTCGGCCAAAGACTTTGCAGTCCTTAGGCTTCGCGAGGCCGCGAAGAATATCACCGCACTGACAGGCCTTATGATCATCAATTTCTTTCACGGGCAAGCGATCTTTAAACCGTAGTTCGGCGTCTCTATGGGCATATTCAGGTCTGAGTTGCAGCGCTGAATTGGGTATTGGGCCAAGGCCGCGCCAGCGAAATTGCGGTCTAACACTAAAGAATTGGTTCACTTTAGCTTGTGCTGTGAGATTGCCATCCTCTGATACGGCGCGGCTATATTGGATATCAAGCTCGGCTTTCCCTGCCGCTTTTTGTCGGACAATACGCAGGATGGATTCCATTACATCGACAGGTTCAAAACCTGAGACCACTACGGGTGTGCCATATTGTGCGACCGCTGGGCGGTAGATTTTAGCGCCACTTATCACACTGACATGGGCCGGGCCAATAAAGGCATTCACTCGCGCATTAGGATCGTGCATGACGGCATCAATGGCAGGAGGCACTAATACATGGTTGATATGGAAAAGCAGGTTATCGAGTTTTTCATGTTCGGCGAGTTGAAGCAGAATTGCCGTCATTGGCGTTGAGGTTTCAAAACCTATGGCGAAAAAAACAACGATTTTATCGGGGTTATCACGGGCAATTTTGAGCGTATCTAAGGGATCGTAAATCGGGCGGATATCGCAGCCTTTAGCCCTAAAACTGGCTAAAGAGCCTTGAGAACCGGGCACGCGGATCATATCGCCCAGCGTCACAAGGATCACATTTTCTTGGGAGGCAAGCGCTGCGGCTTGGTCGATACGTTCCTTTGGCATCACGCATACAGGGCAACCCGGGCCGTGGATAAATTCAATATTATCCGGCAGTAAATCCAACAAACCGTATTTCATTATGGTGTGGGTATGGCCACCACACACCTCCATAATATTGATTTGTTGCTTGATCGTTTTAGCCGTTAGCTGAATGTCCCGCGCCAAATTGGCGATAGTCTGGGGATCGCGAAAGCCTTGGTAGAGGTGTTTTAGTTCAAGCATTCTCTTTCCTTGGTGCGCTGATTGAGCGCACGCCTTTTATCGAAAA is a genomic window of Shewanella putrefaciens containing:
- the pheT gene encoding phenylalanine--tRNA ligase subunit beta codes for the protein MKFSESWLREWVNPSVSREALSHQITMAGLEVDGVDPVAADFNGVVVGEVVECGQHPDADKLRVTKVSVGTGELIDIVCGAPNCRQGLKVAVAMVGAVLPGDFKIKKAKLRGMPSEGMLCSYSELGINVESDGIIELPLDAPLGTDLREYLKLDDAVIEVDLTANRADCLGMVGLAREVGVLNRQAVVEPQWQAVTPTIDAKVTINVKAPAACPRYLGRVVKNVNVKAPTPLWMQEKLRRSGIRSIDPIVDITNFVLVEFGQPMHAFDLAKLTGDIQVRLGNGEEKITLLDGSEVTIPSDTLVIADDARPLALAGVFGGEYSGVSDTTQDILLECAFFAPLAIMGKSRRLGLHTDSSHRFERGVDPEMQHKVIDRATRLVLDICGGEAGPVVEAKSDADLPKPAQILLRRSKLDRILGHHVPDTDVVEILQRLGFSVVASQDSWQVTTATYRFDMAIEEDLIEEVARIYGYDNIPNTAPVAALRMSDHKESDLSLKRVRALLVARGFQEAVTYSFVDPKLQNLVHPGEQAMVLPNPISSEMSAMRLSMFTGLLAAVGYNQSRQQSRVRLFETGLRFVPDINAESGVRQQAMLACVITGLQNDEHWAMESKTVDFFDLKGDLEAIIGLTVSASEFSFRVATHSALHPGQCAEILRNDRVIGHIGAIHPSLEKPFGLNGKTIVFELELDALLHTSLPLAQAVSKFPANRRDIAVVVDESVSAGDVMKVIRKVGENQLVGINLFDVYLGKGVEPGKKSLAIALTLQDTTRTLEEKEIAETVESVVSALKTEFNASLRD
- the ihfA gene encoding integration host factor subunit alpha — encoded protein: MALTKAEMAEHLFETLGMNKRVAKEMVESFFEEIRGALESGEQVKLSGFGNFDLRDKNQRPGRNPKTGEDIPISARRVVTFRPGQKLKTRVEAANTGK
- the lpxM gene encoding lauroyl-Kdo(2)-lipid IV(A) myristoyltransferase (LpxM is lauroyl-Kdo(2)-lipid IV(A) myristoyltransferase, an enzyme characterized in Escherichia coli and involved in biosynthesis of the form of lipid A found in that species and some closely related species.) → MSRQPKYFDRRFTLALLHPKYWGSWLAIGLLVIFGLMPAWLRDPIARLLAKWVIPIAKKPIRVARANLKACFPEKSAAEIEALIKDNVEHFVLVLLSQGELLVRSKAHLRRRVSLFGFEHVKKAQAAGQPIIFIMPHVWPIDYAGLRINCEMPLVTMAKAHKNGLFNWFSNRVRSSCGGHVYMREAGIRALLAELKQNNSFFYLPDEDLGPEQSVFTPFLGTVKATLPVVGRLAQAGNAQVLPVKIGYNQAQYRFELTVMPAIAPEDMQGKENEALALNKVVEQVILAYPEQYMWFLRLLKTRPEGEASIYGN
- the hypA gene encoding hydrogenase/urease nickel incorporation protein HypA — protein: MHEYSIVSALIEQCEQHALANQANKITRVEIKLGVMSGVEPALLQTAFDTFKLDGICKEAQLNMQLQPLVIECLDCQTSSELNERSIVCPACQSYRTRVLDGEDMLLMQLEMEQE
- the hypE gene encoding hydrogenase expression/formation protein HypE, with product MGDTPKDKSIQLSHGGGGKEMNKLIRDLFFAEFDNPILRSEEDAAKLDLHGANAFTTDSFTVSPLFFAGGDIGKLAIAGTVNDLAMMGAEPQYLSCSVIIEEGFSINDLTTIVRSMAKELKQSGARIVCGDTKVVPKGCADGLFINTSGIGRILRPNISAANLTAGDTIIVSRDIGCHGAAILMAREGLVLESALQSDCATLWPVVEQLIAANIPIHAMRDATRGGLSAVLNEWAVASNVGITVNEASIPVCDEVKGLCELYGFEAMDLANEGTFVLAVPQEIALGALEIMQRFGHCEQAAIIGTVTDETAGKVILKTPWNTKRYLDLPQGELLPRIC
- the hypD gene encoding hydrogenase formation protein HypD; translation: MLELKHLYQGFRDPQTIANLARDIQLTAKTIKQQINIMEVCGGHTHTIMKYGLLDLLPDNIEFIHGPGCPVCVMPKERIDQAAALASQENVILVTLGDMIRVPGSQGSLASFRAKGCDIRPIYDPLDTLKIARDNPDKIVVFFAIGFETSTPMTAILLQLAEHEKLDNLLFHINHVLVPPAIDAVMHDPNARVNAFIGPAHVSVISGAKIYRPAVAQYGTPVVVSGFEPVDVMESILRIVRQKAAGKAELDIQYSRAVSEDGNLTAQAKVNQFFSVRPQFRWRGLGPIPNSALQLRPEYAHRDAELRFKDRLPVKEIDDHKACQCGDILRGLAKPKDCKVFGRGCNPETPLGSCMVSSEGACNAYYRYQGVDIKEPHHG